A single genomic interval of Chitinophaga sp. 180180018-3 harbors:
- a CDS encoding LytTR family DNA-binding domain-containing protein encodes MRVVIIEDEKHNANRLKNLLLDIHPDIDIAAVLDTVTASVAWFKSNPHPDVTLMDIRLADGLSFDIFQQVKLDCPVIFTTAYDEYAIRAFKVNSLDYLLKPVEKDDLRLALDKVCELTAKPDNLDMVQQMLELLKQKEISYRTRFMLPFRDGYKTVLADDVDFIYYANNVTYLVLRDSSQVAVTLTMDDLEEQLHPNQFFRANRQHIINVNSIDSIYNYFNGKLKIQLKRDPEREVLVSKEKVPLFKQWLDK; translated from the coding sequence ATGAGAGTAGTGATCATTGAAGATGAAAAACATAACGCTAACCGCCTTAAAAACCTGCTGCTGGATATACATCCGGACATAGATATTGCTGCCGTGCTGGATACTGTTACTGCCAGTGTTGCCTGGTTTAAATCCAATCCGCACCCAGATGTAACGTTAATGGATATACGTCTTGCAGATGGATTGTCGTTCGATATATTTCAGCAGGTGAAACTGGATTGCCCCGTTATCTTCACCACGGCTTACGACGAATATGCCATCCGTGCTTTTAAAGTGAACAGCCTGGATTACCTGTTGAAGCCGGTAGAGAAAGACGATCTGCGCCTGGCGCTGGACAAGGTCTGCGAACTGACCGCTAAGCCCGACAACCTGGATATGGTACAGCAGATGCTGGAACTGCTGAAGCAGAAAGAAATCAGCTACCGTACCCGCTTCATGCTGCCTTTCCGCGACGGTTACAAAACCGTACTGGCGGATGATGTGGATTTTATTTACTACGCTAATAATGTCACTTACCTGGTGTTGAGAGATAGTAGCCAGGTAGCTGTTACCCTCACGATGGACGACCTGGAAGAGCAACTGCATCCTAATCAATTCTTCCGTGCCAACCGTCAGCATATTATCAACGTCAACAGTATCGACAGTATTTACAATTATTTTAACGGGAAACTTAAAATTCAGCTGAAACGGGATCCGGAAAGGGAAGTGCTGGTGAGTAAAGAGAAAGTGCCGTTGTTCAAACAGTGGCTCGATAAATAA
- a CDS encoding PepSY-like domain-containing protein, translating to MKHYLIAASLLCSIAASAQKVNVPAAVKAALAKQFPTAANVKWELEKGNYEAGFKENNQHVSAVFDASGKWLETESAIPKTELPKQAAEYISSHYKNGKIKETAKIQKAGGEVNYEVEVNGKDVIFNSDGTFLKEEKG from the coding sequence ATGAAACACTATTTAATCGCAGCATCCCTGTTATGTAGCATAGCAGCATCTGCACAAAAAGTAAATGTGCCTGCCGCTGTAAAAGCTGCATTAGCCAAGCAATTCCCAACTGCTGCCAATGTAAAATGGGAACTGGAAAAAGGTAATTACGAAGCCGGATTCAAAGAAAACAACCAGCATGTATCAGCGGTATTCGACGCATCCGGTAAATGGCTTGAAACCGAATCTGCTATCCCTAAAACCGAGCTGCCGAAACAGGCCGCGGAATACATATCTTCCCACTACAAAAACGGGAAAATAAAAGAAACGGCAAAAATACAAAAGGCTGGCGGGGAAGTAAATTATGAAGTGGAAGTAAACGGGAAAGATGTCATCTTCAACAGTGATGGCACCTTCCTGAAAGAAGAAAAAGGATAA
- a CDS encoding histidine kinase yields MQILKSNIKTSQQKIFNRYYRIFIIPMIFILYYLLSYVVNPYSSYWNEILSATWDKILTENLIIMITCWAITETSLISARWLDTVMPWEKWPVRRFIVQLCYQIISVFILLGILYLILTLIFGPPPDKPATTLEKLDQWQFVFVCVMLSILISAVHTGNFFLQRWKTSMLEAADLKLKAAELKQVAMQAQLQSLKLQLDPHFMFNNFSTLSALIEEDKDLAMSFLENLARVYRYMILNLNNDIISLKEELKFIQAYIYLIKIRHGDNVDISIDVTDDISARGIPPITLQLLIENAIKHNVASGEQPLHIRICSDGDKQLVVSNNLQRIPNTLPSSRLGLENIRNRYLLLSELTTIVKEENNHFIVMLPLLDI; encoded by the coding sequence ATGCAGATACTGAAGAGCAATATCAAAACGTCACAGCAAAAGATCTTTAACAGGTACTACAGGATATTTATTATCCCGATGATATTCATCCTGTATTACCTGTTATCCTACGTGGTTAATCCCTATAGCTCCTACTGGAATGAAATCCTGAGCGCTACCTGGGATAAGATTCTTACAGAAAACCTGATCATTATGATCACGTGCTGGGCCATCACCGAAACAAGCCTTATATCGGCCCGCTGGCTGGATACGGTAATGCCCTGGGAGAAATGGCCCGTCAGGCGTTTTATTGTACAGCTCTGTTATCAAATCATCTCTGTATTCATATTATTGGGTATTCTTTATCTCATACTAACACTCATCTTTGGGCCGCCGCCCGACAAACCGGCTACTACACTGGAAAAGCTCGATCAATGGCAGTTCGTGTTTGTTTGCGTCATGCTTTCCATCCTCATCAGCGCTGTACATACCGGGAACTTCTTCCTGCAGCGATGGAAAACTTCCATGCTGGAAGCGGCCGACCTGAAACTCAAAGCGGCAGAGCTGAAGCAGGTAGCCATGCAGGCCCAGTTACAATCACTGAAACTGCAACTGGATCCACATTTTATGTTCAATAATTTCAGTACACTATCGGCATTGATTGAGGAAGATAAGGACCTGGCCATGTCCTTCCTGGAAAACCTTGCCCGCGTATATCGCTATATGATACTGAACCTCAATAACGATATCATCAGCCTCAAAGAAGAACTGAAGTTTATACAAGCCTACATCTACCTGATTAAAATAAGACATGGCGACAACGTGGATATCAGCATAGACGTAACAGACGATATTTCCGCCCGTGGTATTCCACCCATCACCCTGCAATTGCTGATAGAAAATGCGATCAAACATAACGTGGCGTCCGGTGAACAACCTTTGCACATCCGCATCTGCAGCGATGGCGATAAACAACTGGTAGTAAGTAATAACCTGCAGCGCATCCCCAATACCCTGCCTTCTTCCAGGCTGGGACTGGAAAATATCCGCAACCGTTATCTGCTGTTATCGGAACTTACTACCATCGTGAAAGAAGAAAACAACCATTTTATAGTAATGTTACCGTTACTTGATATTTAA
- a CDS encoding efflux RND transporter permease subunit produces MLKKIIQRPVLATVISIILVILGLVGLSRLPITQFPDIAPPSVVVSASFPGGNAATVLRSVVTPIEEAVNGVENMTYIQSNASNDGSASITVFFKLGTNPDQAAVNVQNRVAQVTSQLPAEVVQAGITTTKQQSGMIMILDVYSEDKNKYDEAFLQNYAKINVIPEIKRIPGVGQAQIFGAKDYSMRVWLEPAKLTAFSITPAEVMNAIRDQSLEAAPGKFGEGSKEPLSYVINYSGKFNTPEQFEKIVIRVAPDGTVLYLKDVAKVELGSASYSTDNHLDGKDAVTMAIFQTNGSNANAIQTTIKEVMDHASKSFPKGVKYHVTMSTKEQLDASIDQVKHTLVEAFILVFVIVFLFLQDFRSTLIPAIAVPVSLVGTFFFLQMLGFSINMLTLFALVLAIGIVVDDAIVVVEAVHSKMERSHLPARVATVSAMSEITGAIISITLVMTAVFLPVGFMEGPTGVFYRQFAFTLAVAILISALNALTLSPALCALFLKNTHAGEGGENKQKAGGFGKRFFTAFNTGFNAMTTKYGRGVQFLVKHKWLSLGALAVVLFATMWLMRSTPKGFIPNEDDSFVAFSLSLPPGAGLDRTTDVLKKADSMLKSMPMVSSATTISGYNILSNGASPAYAMGFMKLKPIKERHENINEVVEMMTAKLGAINEGTFSVFTFPTVPGFGTFNGLELVLQDRTGGPVEKFSETANRFIGEMMQTKEIGVAFTMFKADFPQYGIVVDAVKAKQLGVSVSDLMMTVQTYYGSNQASDFNRFGKYYRVMVQATPEARNTPTSLEGVFVKNDKGEMVPANSIITLKKVYGPEMMNRYNLFNSITVNAMPKPGISTGQAIQAVEKLAAEKLPAGYSFEWTGLSREEKNSGNQMVLIFALALIFVYFLLAAQYESYILPLAVLLSIPTGIFGVFGAIALAGIENNIYVQVGLVMLIGLLAKNAILIVEFAVQRRRAGKTLLSSALEAARLRLRPIIMTSLAFVAGLIPLMTVKGPSAQGNHSISISTAGGMLSGVILGVFIIPVLFVVFQYLQEKISGKKISVLATPEKEPAVVHS; encoded by the coding sequence ATGCTTAAAAAGATTATACAAAGGCCGGTATTGGCCACCGTAATTTCTATTATCCTGGTGATCCTGGGATTGGTGGGCCTCTCGCGCCTTCCCATCACCCAGTTCCCGGATATCGCTCCGCCAAGTGTGGTGGTATCCGCTTCATTTCCCGGTGGTAACGCCGCTACTGTACTCCGTTCTGTGGTAACGCCCATAGAAGAAGCGGTAAACGGGGTGGAGAACATGACCTACATACAATCCAACGCCAGTAACGATGGTAGTGCATCTATCACCGTTTTCTTTAAACTCGGTACTAATCCTGATCAGGCAGCTGTGAACGTTCAGAACAGGGTGGCACAGGTGACCAGCCAGCTACCGGCGGAAGTAGTGCAGGCTGGTATCACCACCACTAAGCAGCAGAGTGGTATGATCATGATCCTCGATGTTTATAGCGAGGATAAGAACAAATACGATGAGGCCTTCCTGCAGAACTATGCGAAGATCAACGTGATCCCCGAAATAAAACGTATCCCGGGCGTTGGTCAGGCCCAGATTTTCGGCGCGAAGGATTACTCCATGCGTGTGTGGCTGGAACCCGCTAAACTAACGGCCTTCAGCATCACGCCTGCAGAGGTAATGAACGCTATCCGCGACCAGAGCCTGGAAGCTGCGCCTGGTAAGTTCGGAGAAGGATCTAAGGAACCATTGTCGTATGTTATCAACTATAGCGGAAAATTTAATACTCCGGAGCAGTTCGAAAAAATCGTGATCCGTGTGGCGCCCGATGGAACTGTGTTGTACCTGAAGGATGTGGCGAAGGTGGAACTTGGATCTGCCAGCTATAGTACCGATAACCACCTGGATGGGAAGGATGCCGTTACAATGGCCATCTTCCAGACCAACGGCTCTAATGCCAATGCTATTCAGACAACGATCAAAGAGGTGATGGACCATGCGTCTAAATCTTTCCCTAAAGGCGTGAAATACCATGTTACCATGAGCACCAAGGAGCAGCTGGATGCTTCTATTGATCAGGTGAAACACACGCTGGTGGAAGCATTTATACTGGTGTTTGTGATCGTGTTCCTGTTTCTGCAGGACTTCCGTTCCACCCTGATCCCGGCGATTGCCGTACCAGTGTCGCTCGTGGGAACGTTCTTTTTCCTGCAGATGCTGGGCTTCTCCATCAATATGCTCACTTTGTTTGCACTGGTGCTGGCGATTGGTATTGTGGTAGATGATGCTATTGTGGTAGTGGAAGCCGTGCATAGTAAAATGGAGCGATCGCATCTGCCTGCAAGGGTTGCTACCGTGTCGGCCATGAGTGAGATCACCGGCGCCATTATATCTATTACACTGGTGATGACAGCGGTGTTTCTGCCGGTGGGCTTCATGGAAGGCCCGACAGGCGTATTCTACCGCCAGTTTGCATTTACCCTGGCCGTAGCCATCCTCATCTCGGCATTGAATGCGCTGACGCTCAGTCCTGCTCTTTGTGCGCTGTTCCTGAAAAATACGCACGCCGGAGAAGGAGGAGAGAACAAGCAAAAAGCAGGTGGTTTTGGAAAAAGATTTTTTACCGCTTTCAACACTGGCTTTAATGCCATGACCACAAAATACGGCCGTGGGGTACAGTTCCTGGTGAAACATAAATGGCTGAGCCTCGGTGCACTGGCAGTAGTGCTATTTGCTACCATGTGGCTGATGAGATCCACGCCAAAGGGTTTTATTCCCAACGAAGACGACAGCTTCGTGGCGTTTTCCCTCTCGCTCCCGCCGGGAGCCGGTTTGGATCGTACTACGGACGTGCTGAAAAAAGCAGATAGCATGCTGAAAAGCATGCCGATGGTATCGTCTGCCACTACTATTTCTGGTTATAATATCCTGAGTAATGGGGCAAGCCCTGCATATGCGATGGGATTTATGAAGCTGAAGCCCATCAAAGAACGTCATGAAAATATCAATGAAGTAGTGGAAATGATGACGGCCAAACTGGGCGCTATTAACGAAGGAACTTTCAGCGTGTTCACCTTCCCGACCGTACCCGGTTTCGGTACCTTCAACGGTCTGGAGCTGGTATTGCAGGACCGCACTGGTGGCCCTGTGGAGAAGTTCAGCGAAACGGCCAACCGCTTCATCGGTGAAATGATGCAAACGAAGGAGATAGGCGTGGCATTTACGATGTTTAAAGCCGATTTCCCGCAATATGGGATCGTGGTGGATGCAGTGAAAGCGAAACAGCTGGGCGTGAGCGTGAGCGACCTGATGATGACGGTACAAACGTATTATGGAAGTAATCAGGCGTCCGACTTCAACCGCTTTGGTAAATACTACCGTGTAATGGTGCAGGCTACACCGGAAGCACGTAACACACCAACAAGCCTCGAAGGAGTATTTGTGAAGAACGACAAAGGAGAAATGGTACCGGCTAACAGCATTATAACACTGAAGAAAGTATATGGCCCGGAAATGATGAACCGTTACAACCTGTTCAACTCCATCACCGTAAATGCCATGCCCAAACCGGGAATCAGTACTGGTCAGGCTATACAGGCTGTTGAAAAGCTGGCAGCAGAGAAACTGCCTGCGGGGTATAGCTTCGAGTGGACAGGTCTGAGCCGGGAAGAAAAGAATTCCGGCAACCAGATGGTACTGATTTTTGCGCTGGCCCTGATCTTCGTATACTTCCTGCTGGCCGCACAGTATGAAAGCTATATACTGCCACTGGCTGTGTTGTTGTCGATTCCCACGGGTATATTCGGCGTGTTTGGAGCGATCGCGCTGGCCGGTATTGAAAATAATATATACGTGCAGGTAGGATTGGTGATGCTGATAGGTTTGCTGGCGAAAAACGCCATCCTGATTGTGGAATTTGCCGTGCAACGGCGCCGCGCAGGTAAAACCCTGTTGTCGTCCGCCCTGGAAGCAGCCCGGCTGAGGTTGAGGCCTATCATCATGACCTCGCTCGCATTCGTGGCAGGGCTCATTCCGCTGATGACCGTAAAGGGCCCGTCGGCGCAGGGTAACCACTCTATCAGCATCAGCACCGCCGGAGGTATGTTGTCGGGAGTAATATTGGGTGTATTCATCATCCCGGTATTGTTCGTCGTCTTCCAATACCTGCAGGAAAAAATATCCGGTAAGAAAATATCCGTATTAGCAACACCAGAAAAAGAACCAGCTGTAGTGCATAGCTAA
- a CDS encoding efflux RND transporter periplasmic adaptor subunit: protein MMNILIHRNRWSVLLLTGLSVVALYSCGSKAGASTEEGVMAVAPKELPVITLDTATAVTTSDYAAQLEGRQNVDVRPQVDGYIEKIFVDEGSAVKAGQPLFKINDRPYVEQLNKDIASLHAAESAVTTAELEVEKIRPLVANKVVAEMQLKTANAALQTAKANVEQAKAAVAAARINVGFTTVHAPVSGYIGRIPKRVGNLVGRSDATPLTTLSDISQVYAYFSMSENDFMNFSQGASGNTLQQQLQHMRPVTLVLSNGELYEHKGRIEMVDGQFNRNTGAISLRATFPNPATTLRSGNTGKVRVEQLNTNAVLVPQAATLEMQNKRYVYRVGDSNVVARQIIQTAGSDGTNFIVKRGLQRGDKVVTAGIETLVEGSVIKPAKDTLYSQGK, encoded by the coding sequence ATGATGAATATTTTAATCCACAGAAACAGATGGTCTGTATTACTACTGACGGGCTTATCAGTTGTGGCCCTGTATAGCTGTGGGTCCAAAGCCGGCGCCAGCACTGAAGAGGGTGTTATGGCAGTTGCTCCGAAAGAACTCCCTGTAATTACACTGGATACTGCTACAGCTGTCACTACCAGCGATTATGCTGCACAGCTGGAAGGCCGTCAGAATGTGGATGTACGTCCGCAGGTAGATGGGTATATCGAAAAGATCTTCGTGGACGAAGGAAGTGCGGTGAAAGCAGGACAACCGTTGTTCAAGATCAACGACCGGCCTTATGTTGAACAGCTGAATAAAGATATAGCCAGTTTGCATGCTGCAGAATCAGCGGTAACAACAGCGGAGCTGGAGGTAGAAAAGATCAGGCCACTGGTGGCCAATAAAGTGGTAGCTGAAATGCAACTGAAAACAGCCAATGCGGCCCTGCAAACAGCCAAAGCCAATGTGGAACAGGCAAAAGCAGCAGTCGCAGCGGCGCGGATCAATGTGGGTTTTACTACCGTGCATGCCCCTGTGAGCGGCTATATAGGCCGTATTCCCAAAAGGGTGGGTAATCTTGTAGGAAGAAGTGATGCCACTCCGTTAACTACTTTATCGGATATCAGCCAGGTGTATGCTTATTTTTCCATGAGTGAAAATGATTTCATGAATTTCAGTCAGGGTGCTTCAGGAAATACACTGCAACAACAGTTGCAGCATATGCGCCCTGTTACACTGGTGTTATCAAATGGTGAGCTATACGAACATAAGGGACGTATAGAAATGGTAGATGGACAATTTAACAGGAACACCGGCGCTATCAGTCTGCGCGCTACTTTCCCCAACCCGGCCACTACACTCAGATCCGGAAATACCGGCAAAGTGAGGGTAGAACAACTCAATACCAACGCTGTATTGGTGCCTCAGGCTGCTACGCTGGAAATGCAAAATAAAAGATACGTATACCGGGTGGGCGACAGCAACGTGGTAGCCCGTCAGATCATACAAACGGCCGGCAGCGACGGTACAAATTTCATTGTAAAAAGAGGCTTGCAGCGGGGCGACAAAGTGGTAACTGCGGGCATTGAAACCCTCGTGGAAGGGAGTGTGATAAAACCTGCCAAAGACACGCTGTATTCACAGGGAAAATAA
- a CDS encoding ABC transporter permease, which translates to MFRNYFKTAVRNLWKHKTFSFINVIGLTIGLTSFILIALFIFDELTFDRLHKHVDNIYRVVERKTDAAGNTTNRAGAGLQVSARAKTDIPGIKDVARISTYNRANVKPSDNRTNIFYEDLIAGNAGILSVFSFPLLYGDRSTALTAPHTVIITEESAKKFFGTSNAVGKLLLMWDSVPFRVTGVLKNFPANSSISFNLMISEATFQKDAGAEGFFSNDWSSGAFATYFLVSNNTDIPALNNKLDHLIAANHKADAGVQSHMQLQALKDVHFYSNDIEGDSGKKGNISYIYVFLIVACFIIFIACINYMNLSTARFTNRGKEIAVRKVSGASRAMLIKQFLAEALLVTVLSALLSLMLVNLLLPAFNSFTEKHLTINLHTDYRIWTGVLLIVMIVTLLAGLYPALFQSGLNPLSLLKSKVKLGRGNISLRRSLVVFQFMISIVLIAATIIIYEQMQYVNNKDMGFDKEKSVVVAINSGDIRHAAATIKDEFTKLALVKSAAATSRVPGDWKTITSVKVNTNGSNPADGKDMFFLGVDDQFLSTYNIKLLKGRNFYSSGNGDSAAVLINETAAKQLGITNALDQTITIPSARSGSDYRSGLEKPFTATVVGIVKDFNFQSLHESIAPMVLGAPKNPVHNFDYFTVKLAGGDVSATLTKMSAILRSVDPDNVFEYRFLDKQWDLLYREDKIRQTVFLIVALLAIFIAALGLLGLTIYAAEQRVKEIGIRKVLGASVSGIVWMLSTDFLKLVLIAAVIAVPVAWFFMHKWLEDFAYRISISWWVFVWSALVAVIIAMATICLQVVKAAIANPVKSLKTE; encoded by the coding sequence ATGTTCAGAAATTATTTCAAAACGGCTGTTCGCAATTTGTGGAAGCATAAAACCTTTTCTTTCATAAACGTCATTGGTTTAACCATTGGCTTAACAAGTTTTATACTGATTGCATTGTTCATTTTTGATGAACTTACTTTTGACCGCCTGCATAAACATGTTGATAACATTTACCGGGTAGTTGAAAGAAAAACAGATGCAGCAGGTAATACTACCAATAGAGCTGGCGCAGGCCTCCAGGTTTCTGCCAGAGCCAAAACTGATATTCCCGGAATAAAGGATGTGGCACGTATTTCCACCTATAATCGTGCTAATGTTAAACCCAGCGATAACAGAACAAATATTTTCTACGAAGATTTGATAGCAGGCAATGCCGGTATCCTGAGCGTTTTTAGTTTCCCTTTGTTATACGGCGACCGAAGCACAGCGTTAACAGCGCCGCATACTGTTATCATTACCGAAGAATCAGCAAAGAAATTTTTTGGCACCTCAAATGCAGTCGGAAAATTGTTATTGATGTGGGATAGTGTGCCTTTCAGGGTAACAGGCGTGTTGAAAAACTTTCCCGCCAATTCGAGTATTTCATTTAACCTGATGATATCGGAGGCTACTTTTCAAAAAGATGCCGGTGCAGAAGGGTTTTTTTCGAACGACTGGTCCTCCGGCGCTTTTGCGACTTATTTCCTGGTGAGCAACAATACCGATATCCCTGCTTTAAATAACAAACTGGATCATCTTATCGCTGCAAATCATAAAGCAGATGCCGGTGTTCAAAGCCATATGCAATTACAGGCATTGAAAGATGTACATTTTTATTCGAACGATATTGAAGGTGATTCCGGCAAAAAAGGAAATATTTCTTACATATATGTTTTTCTGATCGTTGCCTGCTTTATAATTTTCATTGCCTGCATCAATTACATGAACCTTTCTACTGCGCGGTTTACAAACAGGGGAAAGGAAATTGCCGTGCGCAAAGTTTCAGGAGCTTCAAGAGCAATGCTTATAAAACAATTTTTGGCAGAAGCACTGCTGGTAACAGTGCTTTCCGCGCTTCTTTCGTTGATGCTGGTAAATCTTTTACTGCCTGCTTTTAATTCATTTACAGAAAAACACCTCACCATTAACTTACATACCGATTACCGGATATGGACCGGCGTTTTGTTGATTGTAATGATTGTTACTTTACTGGCGGGTCTTTATCCTGCTTTATTTCAGTCGGGTCTTAATCCCTTATCGTTATTGAAAAGCAAAGTTAAATTAGGACGGGGAAACATTTCTTTGCGGCGCTCACTGGTGGTTTTCCAGTTTATGATTTCAATTGTTCTTATTGCTGCCACTATTATTATTTACGAGCAAATGCAATATGTAAATAATAAAGATATGGGATTTGATAAAGAAAAATCGGTGGTTGTTGCTATCAACAGCGGCGATATTCGTCATGCTGCTGCCACCATTAAAGATGAATTTACAAAGCTGGCACTCGTTAAATCAGCTGCTGCCACGTCGAGGGTTCCCGGCGACTGGAAAACTATTACTTCTGTAAAAGTAAATACCAACGGCAGCAACCCCGCAGATGGGAAAGACATGTTTTTCCTGGGTGTGGATGATCAATTTCTTTCTACATATAATATCAAATTATTAAAGGGCAGAAACTTTTATTCATCGGGTAATGGAGATTCAGCTGCAGTGCTTATTAATGAAACCGCGGCGAAACAGCTTGGTATTACTAATGCCCTGGATCAGACAATAACAATTCCCTCGGCAAGATCGGGAAGTGATTATCGTTCCGGTCTTGAGAAGCCTTTTACCGCCACTGTTGTGGGCATCGTGAAAGATTTTAATTTTCAATCGTTACACGAGTCGATTGCTCCAATGGTGCTGGGTGCGCCTAAAAACCCTGTTCACAATTTCGACTATTTTACCGTGAAGCTCGCAGGCGGTGATGTTAGTGCCACCCTAACGAAAATGAGTGCTATTCTGCGCAGTGTAGACCCGGATAATGTTTTCGAGTATCGTTTTCTTGATAAACAATGGGATTTACTTTATCGGGAAGATAAAATAAGGCAAACCGTTTTTCTCATCGTTGCATTGCTTGCAATTTTCATCGCTGCTTTAGGATTGTTGGGACTTACCATTTATGCGGCGGAGCAGCGTGTGAAAGAAATTGGTATACGCAAGGTATTGGGAGCAAGTGTCAGTGGCATCGTGTGGATGCTTTCAACAGATTTCTTAAAACTGGTGCTGATCGCGGCTGTAATAGCAGTGCCGGTTGCCTGGTTTTTTATGCATAAATGGCTCGAAGATTTTGCTTACCGGATCAGCATCAGCTGGTGGGTTTTTGTTTGGTCTGCCCTCGTGGCTGTCATCATTGCTATGGCCACCATTTGTTTACAGGTGGTAAAAGCAGCCATTGCCAATCCTGTGAAAAGTTTAAAAACAGAATAG
- a CDS encoding efflux transporter outer membrane subunit: MNKISSFLPTVALFFSVFTACRVGKDFTRPSVAIPAKYRGDKTPAADTSNVGMLSVRTFFTDPVLRTLIDSAIAKNLDLQVAVKNVSVAEQAAKAARLGALPELQLQVQANRNWPSKNSLNGSLSQQFMGTKYMDDYNANLGLTWEVIAWGKISRLKEAALATYLQSTEASKAVQTRIVNDVAQGYYSLLMLDAQKEIALKNLALNDSTLQMMSLQFTSGQINNLAIEQTRAQRQVAAALVPKIEQMISAQENALQLLTGEMPGAIIRNARLTDTQPDSTLAAGVPASILAQRPDVHAAELAVKVANAKAGAAQAAMYPALNITATAGVNAFKAGNWFNIPGSLFETVGGSITQPIFQRRRLKTDWETAKIERDKSTLEFRKQVITAVGEVSDALVKIDRLKAQHDLTLERVQQLQSATRDAGLLFQSGMATYLEVITAQGNVLQAELDLATLQRDRLGAAVDLYRSLGGGWK, translated from the coding sequence ATGAATAAGATATCCTCTTTTCTTCCGACAGTGGCGCTGTTTTTCAGCGTATTTACTGCCTGCAGGGTAGGAAAAGATTTTACCCGGCCGTCGGTGGCGATACCTGCAAAGTACAGGGGCGACAAAACACCAGCGGCAGATACAAGTAACGTAGGAATGTTGTCTGTAAGAACATTTTTCACTGATCCGGTTTTACGCACCCTGATTGATAGTGCCATTGCAAAGAATTTAGATTTGCAGGTGGCTGTGAAAAATGTGAGCGTTGCAGAGCAGGCGGCGAAAGCCGCCCGCCTGGGCGCTCTGCCGGAGCTGCAATTACAGGTACAGGCAAACCGTAACTGGCCTTCCAAAAACAGTTTGAATGGTTCGTTGTCTCAACAGTTTATGGGCACTAAATACATGGACGACTATAACGCCAACCTGGGACTGACCTGGGAGGTGATTGCCTGGGGAAAGATCAGCCGGCTTAAAGAAGCAGCGTTGGCAACCTATCTGCAAAGCACAGAAGCATCAAAAGCAGTGCAAACGAGGATCGTTAATGATGTGGCACAAGGGTATTACAGCCTGTTGATGCTGGATGCACAAAAGGAGATCGCGTTGAAGAACCTCGCGCTCAACGACAGCACCCTGCAAATGATGTCGCTGCAATTCACCTCCGGTCAGATCAACAACCTGGCAATAGAGCAAACCCGTGCCCAGCGACAGGTGGCAGCCGCATTGGTGCCGAAGATAGAACAGATGATCAGCGCCCAGGAAAACGCCCTGCAGCTGCTCACCGGCGAGATGCCCGGCGCTATTATCCGCAACGCCCGGTTAACTGATACCCAGCCGGATTCCACCCTGGCAGCCGGTGTACCTGCTTCCATCCTGGCACAGCGCCCGGATGTACATGCCGCGGAACTGGCAGTGAAGGTGGCTAATGCCAAAGCCGGCGCCGCACAGGCAGCCATGTATCCGGCCCTGAATATCACGGCCACCGCGGGTGTTAACGCATTTAAAGCAGGCAATTGGTTCAATATACCTGGCAGCCTCTTTGAAACAGTAGGCGGCAGCATCACACAACCCATCTTTCAGCGCAGAAGACTCAAAACAGATTGGGAAACCGCGAAAATAGAAAGGGATAAATCAACACTCGAATTCAGAAAACAGGTGATTACCGCCGTAGGAGAGGTGTCTGATGCGCTGGTGAAAATAGACAGGCTGAAAGCCCAGCATGATCTGACACTGGAGCGGGTGCAACAGCTGCAAAGTGCTACCCGCGATGCCGGCCTGCTGTTTCAAAGTGGTATGGCCACTTATCTGGAAGTGATCACTGCACAGGGAAATGTATTACAAGCTGAACTGGATCTGGCCACCTTACAGCGCGACCGCCTCGGCGCTGCCGTAGACCTCTACAGGAGCCTCGGCGGAGGATGGAAATAA